In Actinoplanes sp. NBC_00393, a single genomic region encodes these proteins:
- a CDS encoding neocarzinostatin apoprotein domain-containing protein, whose product MPRYPRIRRLAAAVAAGLVCAGAVVLMTGTPAAAAPTLTVSKTSGLKDGDTVTVSGNGFTASLTNIALGQCIKDPATSTDCNLAGGAVFVNADASGNTAQISLKLATSFGGHDCGTDGCVIAAQILPSAAEPEVVEANKAQVPITFGGGGGGPASPTPSKTTSPAATKTTPAGTTTSRSSTPAAGGALPKTGPGQEWATVVLIGSALMLPGIGLLMLLPARRRRMAGFR is encoded by the coding sequence ATGCCCCGTTATCCCCGCATCCGCCGGCTGGCCGCGGCGGTCGCGGCCGGCCTGGTCTGTGCCGGCGCGGTCGTGCTGATGACCGGTACGCCGGCCGCGGCCGCCCCGACTCTGACCGTCTCCAAGACGAGCGGTCTCAAGGACGGCGACACCGTCACCGTGTCCGGCAACGGCTTCACCGCCAGCCTGACGAACATCGCGCTGGGTCAGTGCATCAAGGACCCGGCCACCTCGACCGACTGCAATCTTGCCGGTGGCGCGGTCTTCGTGAACGCCGACGCGTCCGGGAACACCGCGCAGATCTCGCTCAAGCTGGCCACCAGCTTCGGTGGGCACGACTGCGGCACCGACGGCTGTGTGATCGCCGCGCAGATCCTGCCGTCGGCCGCCGAGCCTGAGGTGGTCGAGGCGAACAAGGCACAGGTCCCGATCACCTTCGGCGGTGGCGGTGGTGGTCCGGCCAGCCCGACTCCCAGCAAGACGACGAGCCCGGCCGCGACGAAGACGACTCCTGCGGGGACCACGACCAGCCGGTCCTCGACTCCGGCCGCCGGGGGCGCGCTGCCGAAGACCGGGCCCGGGCAGGAGTGGGCGACGGTCGTACTGATCGGCAGTGCCCTGATGTTGCCCGGCATCGGCCTGCTGATGCTGCTGCCCGCCCGCCGCCGGCGGATGGCCGGCTTCCGCTAG